The genome window CGCCTGAGAGTTACGGAATTCCAAAGAATCGCATGAAACCTGTCCGGCTGCTCATACTACAAGAAGGAGGTGAGCACCCGGATGGGTTATGCCTGGACTCTGGCTCTTATGCTGCTGGCCAATCCCCTTGATCCCATTCATTTTTTACAGGTGGAAATGGAGGGGAAGACGGTCGCGATGCTGGATCGATCTGATTATTCCGTCCCGCTCGAAGGGGTGCCCCTCGTGGACGAGCATCATTTGAGAATGACGATGGAGCGTTTGGGGCAAAAGGTGTACATCGAACCGAAAAACGCGACTATCAATGATAACGAAGCCATCGTTCCGGAAGTAAAGGGACGAAAACTAAATGAGGCGGACTTTCTTCAGCAATTCTATGAGTACTATTACGGCAGCGGTTCAGGACTGCTAAAAGCGAACTTCCAGGAGATCTATCCAAAGGTAGACGCGGCCTTGATGTCGCAAGTACGAAAGAAAGTCATCGGTCAATACGCGACCTATTTCAATTCGGGGAACAAAAATCGCTCTCATAACATCGCGCTCGCGTCTGCGGCGATAAACAATACGGTAGTGCTGCCCGGTGAATTCTTTTCCTTCAACAAAGTGGTAGGCAAGAGGACAAAGGCGAAGGGCTATTTGCAGGCCCCTGTCATCGTCCGTGGAGAGCTCTCAGAGGGAATCGGCGGAGGGATCTGCCAGGTTTCCTCTACGTTGTTCAACGCGGTGGATAAGGCGGGTCTGCAAATAGTCCAGCGCTATTCCCACAGTCGAAACGTCGCATACGTGCGTCCCGGACGCGATGCGACTGTCAGCTGGTACGGGCCTGACTTTGTCTTTCAAAACAAGTACGCCTATCCAATCCTGATCCGGGCGAAATCCTACGGTGGAACCATGTACGTATCCGTCCACTCCTTTCCGGAGATTGAGTACGAGCCGCGAAATGTTCCGAGTGTGAGCCGAAGAACACCTGAGGAAGGTCCAGCCGTACCTCCAGGAAACCCACCCATACTAAACGACCCGACAGCACCGGAGTAAGGTGCTGTTTTCATTTCAGTCAAGCGAGAAGTGCGGCAATTTGAGGTTTTGTCCGAGTTCATTTGAAAACGCTTTACGGTAGCGCTGACGCTTATTTTGGGAGTAGATGCCCAGGTCTTCATGATTACCTAGATAAAATTTAATGTAAAGAAATAGTTGCCATGGAATCAAAAAAGTCGTATAGTGTTTCGTGTGATAAAATTTCGCGTACGAAATATTATGTAGGAAAGGAGTGCATCATGAACAAACCATTGCATATCCGGGACTTGCTGAAACGTTTAAATAAAACTTTCGGCACAATGGCTACAAAAGAGCTGTGCAAATACGGGCTAACTGTACCGCAACTGGTTGTCATTCGGCAAATTAGCATGGAGCCTAAGACAATCGGGCAGCTCAGCAAGGCTGTTGACCTTTCGTATAGCACTGTTTCTGGCATAATTGATCGCCTGGAGAGAGAGCAATTGGTGGAACGAATCCGGGATGAAAACGATCGCCGGGTTGTCTGGATTCGGAAAACAGAGAAGATATCGGAACTGTTCGAAAAGGTTGATCTTTTATCCGGGGAATTTTACAAGCAGCATTTTAACAGCTTTTCAGAAGAAGAACTCAATAACATTATTAACTCTTTGGAAGTGTTGGTTACCAAACTAGAAGAGATAGAAAGCTGAGGAGAAACCATGAAGCGAAAACTGGTATTGTATGTCATTTTGCTCCTGCTCGTGGTGGGTGGCGGAGGCATTGGTTACTACTACTGGTATCAAGGTGCGCACTATGTGACGACACAAGATGCACGGATCACGGGCGATATTTATCGGGTCATGCCCAAAATGACAGGCAAATTGACCGGACTCGCTGTAAAAGATGGCGATGCGGTAGTTGCGGATCAAATCGTAGGACAGCAAGATACGACAAACGTCGCAGGAAACATGCTCGAAAACAGCGTACTGCGCGCTCCGATTACAGGAACTGTTATCAAGACCCAAGCTAAAGAGGGAGAGGTCGTTTCCACAGGGACTTCCGTCGCTCTCGTGATTGATGAAAGCAAGCTCTACATCTCCGCTAACCTGGAAGAGACCGAGATCGAACGTTTGAAATTGGGCCAAAAAGTAGACTTTACTGTCGATGCTTACCCTGGAAAGCAGCTGAGTGGTCATGTGATGGAGATCGGGAAAGCGACAAACTCGACTTTCTCTCTGCTGCCTGCTACGAATACAACGGGTAACTTTACCAAAGTAACCCAACGGATCCCAATCAAAATCGCTATTGATGATGCCGCTGGTCTGCACCTGGCCGCCGGTCTGAACGTTGAGATCAAAGTGCACGTGAAGGAGATGTAATAAAGATGAGAAACAAGCATTGGAAAACAATCGGCGCCGTGTTGACTGCCGTTTCCTTGATTACGGCGGGCTGCAGTGACTCGTCTTCCGCTACGACGGACGAAAGCATTCCGGTGGTGAAAACATGGAAGGTGACTTCTTCCCAAACAGGTGTGATTGCCAGCGGTAAAATCGCAGCATCCGAAGAAATTCAGGTCGTATCCAAAGTATCCGGAAAAGCGGCTGCGGTGAACGTAAACGAAGGTTCTATGGTGAAGCAAGGCCAAGTCCTGGTGACGCTGGAAGCCGCAGATTATCAGCAGCAGATCGTTCAGGCACAGGCAGCAATCGCCGGTGCACAGGCAAAACTGAGAGACACCAAGGCAGGTGCCCGCAATGAGCAGCTGCAGCAGCTCGCCAGCACAGTCGAGCAAGCACAAGCGAGCCTGAAGGTAGCGGAGAGCAACTACAACCGCATGAAGGCACTTTTTGACTCAGGTGCATTGTCGGCTGCCGAATTGGAGAAAAACTCGCTGGATTTGGAAAAAGCACGTACCGGTCTTGCCCAGGCGCAAGCTCAATACGATCTGGCGAAAGCAGGCCCGACTTCCGACACCGTGGCAGCGCTGCAAGCGGAAGTAAGCCGACTGAACTCCAGCCTGGAGCTGGCAAAAAGCAACTACGACAACACG of Brevibacillus choshinensis contains these proteins:
- a CDS encoding VanW family protein; this translates as MGYAWTLALMLLANPLDPIHFLQVEMEGKTVAMLDRSDYSVPLEGVPLVDEHHLRMTMERLGQKVYIEPKNATINDNEAIVPEVKGRKLNEADFLQQFYEYYYGSGSGLLKANFQEIYPKVDAALMSQVRKKVIGQYATYFNSGNKNRSHNIALASAAINNTVVLPGEFFSFNKVVGKRTKAKGYLQAPVIVRGELSEGIGGGICQVSSTLFNAVDKAGLQIVQRYSHSRNVAYVRPGRDATVSWYGPDFVFQNKYAYPILIRAKSYGGTMYVSVHSFPEIEYEPRNVPSVSRRTPEEGPAVPPGNPPILNDPTAPE
- a CDS encoding MarR family winged helix-turn-helix transcriptional regulator — its product is MNKPLHIRDLLKRLNKTFGTMATKELCKYGLTVPQLVVIRQISMEPKTIGQLSKAVDLSYSTVSGIIDRLEREQLVERIRDENDRRVVWIRKTEKISELFEKVDLLSGEFYKQHFNSFSEEELNNIINSLEVLVTKLEEIES
- a CDS encoding HlyD family efflux transporter periplasmic adaptor subunit, producing MKRKLVLYVILLLLVVGGGGIGYYYWYQGAHYVTTQDARITGDIYRVMPKMTGKLTGLAVKDGDAVVADQIVGQQDTTNVAGNMLENSVLRAPITGTVIKTQAKEGEVVSTGTSVALVIDESKLYISANLEETEIERLKLGQKVDFTVDAYPGKQLSGHVMEIGKATNSTFSLLPATNTTGNFTKVTQRIPIKIAIDDAAGLHLAAGLNVEIKVHVKEM
- a CDS encoding efflux RND transporter periplasmic adaptor subunit; translation: MRNKHWKTIGAVLTAVSLITAGCSDSSSATTDESIPVVKTWKVTSSQTGVIASGKIAASEEIQVVSKVSGKAAAVNVNEGSMVKQGQVLVTLEAADYQQQIVQAQAAIAGAQAKLRDTKAGARNEQLQQLASTVEQAQASLKVAESNYNRMKALFDSGALSAAELEKNSLDLEKARTGLAQAQAQYDLAKAGPTSDTVAALQAEVSRLNSSLELAKSNYDNTIVRAPISGIVAKRNLDPGEMAAAGSPLLVLVKMDEVKVEASVPQEQINNVKVGSSVDVKVSSLGGKVMKGNVEFVSPISDANSSSFPVKIRVPNQDGMLRAGMVAEVMLQGQAEQGTKVPTAAVLQKDGKQYIYTLNNDVVHQVEVTVTNASGDWTTVTAGVNDNDQVVLNPTDKLAEGTKVIAN